One Acropora palmata chromosome 2, jaAcrPala1.3, whole genome shotgun sequence genomic window carries:
- the LOC141873859 gene encoding gamma-aminobutyric acid receptor subunit beta-1-like isoform X3, translating to MTTSRLFYFFIISLIFCGLTTNDYQDDAKVLQKITNPQTYSKFLRPHHKGYPVNVTVRMIVVHIVSVREVEEEFSLDIEIVQQWTDPRLNHSLQFPITLASSDSKNLIWLPDTYFLNIRSAAIHDVTSENTKVKIRRGGFVTYSIRLTVTAGCAMDLSDYPLDELHCDLKISTYAYDTDNLNFKWSNGPKADKVRVEDDELSQFTLLHTDALQDFQQYSDGPHSKLVALFWFRRRLGYAFIQVYFPTIMLVVLSWLLFWIPQESIPARASLGSTTVLSIVTFTGSFRNTFPKVSYVKAVDVYFIVSFAFIFAALMEYILLLLNNGFERKSRIGSESNSQHHNNDVLQARINSRKFRKNLKRLL from the exons ATGACAACCTCAAgacttttttacttttttatcaTATCGCTGATCTTCTGTGGATTGACCACAAATGA TTACCAAGACGACGCAAAGGTACTTCAGAAGATTACAAATCCTCAGACTTATTCCAAGTTTTTACGACCACATCATAAAG GGTATCCTGTCAACGTCACTGTTAGAATGATTGTTGTACACATTGTAAGCGTGCGGGAGGTGGAAGAG GAATTTTCACTGGATATAGAGATTGTGCAACAATGGACGGATCCGCGTCTAAACCACTCGTTGCAATTTCCAATTACTTTAGCAAGCAGTGATTCGAAAAATCTCATATGGCTGCCTGATACTTACTTCCTCAACATCAGAAGTGCAGCTATTCATGACGTCACATCTGAAAACACCAAAGTAAAGATCAGACGAGGAGGGTTTGTCACATACAGCATTAG ACTTACGGTCACCGCTGGGTGTGCTATGGATCTATCTGATTATCCACTGGATGAACTTCACTGTGATTTAAAGATATCAACCT ATGCATATGACACTGACAATCTGAATTTCAAGTGGTCAAATGGACCCAAAGCTGACAAAGTCAGAGTAGAAGACGATGAATTATCTCAGTTTACTCTTCTTCATACAGATGCTCTGCAAGACTTTCAGCAATATTCTGATG GTCCACACTCTAAACTGGTTGCCCTATTCTGGTTCAGGCGTCGCCTTGGTTACGCTTTCATTCAGGTCTATTTTCCCACAATAATGCTCGTTGTACTGTCCTGGTTGCTTTTCTGGATACCACAGGAATCTATTCCGGCAAGAGCATCCCTCGGAAGCACAACAGTGTTATCAATTGTAACATTTACAGGATCTTTCAGGAATACTTTTCCAAAg GTTTCCTATGTGAAAGCGGTAGACGTCTACTTCATCGTATcctttgcattcatttttgcAGCGTTAATGGAATATATTCTTTTATTGTTGAACAATGgatttgaaaggaaaagtaGAATTGGCAGCGAGTCAAATAGTCAACATCATAACAATGACGTGCTCCAGGCAAG GATAAACAGCAGGAAGTTCCGCAAGAACTTGAAGAGATTATTGTAG
- the LOC141873859 gene encoding glycine receptor subunit alpha-2-like isoform X1, which translates to MTTSRLFYFFIISLIFCGLTTNDYQDDAKVLQKITNPQTYSKFLRPHHKGYPVNVTVRMIVVHIVSVREVEEEFSLDIEIVQQWTDPRLNHSLQFPITLASSDSKNLIWLPDTYFLNIRSAAIHDVTSENTKVKIRRGGFVTYSIRLTVTAGCAMDLSDYPLDELHCDLKISTYAYDTDNLNFKWSNGPKADKVRVEDDELSQFTLLHTDALQDFQQYSDGPHSKLVALFWFRRRLGYAFIQVYFPTIMLVVLSWLLFWIPQESIPARASLGSTTVLSIVTFTGSFRNTFPKVSYVKAVDVYFIVSFAFIFAALMEYILLLLNNGFERKSRIGSESNSQHHNNDVLQDKQQEVPQELEEIIVAKPTSNHAKITATSMTASVKKVKEYVHYAFIENEASKIDRVCRYLFPCCYLIFNIFYWCYYQLIPFGAHPPSYA; encoded by the exons ATGACAACCTCAAgacttttttacttttttatcaTATCGCTGATCTTCTGTGGATTGACCACAAATGA TTACCAAGACGACGCAAAGGTACTTCAGAAGATTACAAATCCTCAGACTTATTCCAAGTTTTTACGACCACATCATAAAG GGTATCCTGTCAACGTCACTGTTAGAATGATTGTTGTACACATTGTAAGCGTGCGGGAGGTGGAAGAG GAATTTTCACTGGATATAGAGATTGTGCAACAATGGACGGATCCGCGTCTAAACCACTCGTTGCAATTTCCAATTACTTTAGCAAGCAGTGATTCGAAAAATCTCATATGGCTGCCTGATACTTACTTCCTCAACATCAGAAGTGCAGCTATTCATGACGTCACATCTGAAAACACCAAAGTAAAGATCAGACGAGGAGGGTTTGTCACATACAGCATTAG ACTTACGGTCACCGCTGGGTGTGCTATGGATCTATCTGATTATCCACTGGATGAACTTCACTGTGATTTAAAGATATCAACCT ATGCATATGACACTGACAATCTGAATTTCAAGTGGTCAAATGGACCCAAAGCTGACAAAGTCAGAGTAGAAGACGATGAATTATCTCAGTTTACTCTTCTTCATACAGATGCTCTGCAAGACTTTCAGCAATATTCTGATG GTCCACACTCTAAACTGGTTGCCCTATTCTGGTTCAGGCGTCGCCTTGGTTACGCTTTCATTCAGGTCTATTTTCCCACAATAATGCTCGTTGTACTGTCCTGGTTGCTTTTCTGGATACCACAGGAATCTATTCCGGCAAGAGCATCCCTCGGAAGCACAACAGTGTTATCAATTGTAACATTTACAGGATCTTTCAGGAATACTTTTCCAAAg GTTTCCTATGTGAAAGCGGTAGACGTCTACTTCATCGTATcctttgcattcatttttgcAGCGTTAATGGAATATATTCTTTTATTGTTGAACAATGgatttgaaaggaaaagtaGAATTGGCAGCGAGTCAAATAGTCAACATCATAACAATGACGTGCTCCAG GATAAACAGCAGGAAGTTCCGCAAGAACTTGAAGAGATTATTGTAGCAAAACCAACGTCAAACCATGCAAAGATTACGGCAACCAGTATGACCGCATCAGtgaaaaaagttaaagaaTATGTACATTATGCATTTATCGAGAATGAAGCTAGTAAAATTGATCGAGTCTGTCGATATCTTTTTCCTTGCTGTTACCTCATATTCAATATATTTTACTGGTGTTATTATCAGTTAATTCCATTTGGAGCACATCCACCTTCGTATGCCTAA
- the LOC141873858 gene encoding glycine receptor subunit alphaZ1-like, which produces MITSRLFFFWITSLFSCGLSTNEYRNTSQVLTSLSAPGVYDKRIRPYYEGPPLNISVNITVVTFGAIKEINLEYTLDIFFKQAWNDPRLKHDVRKPIILPGNEKDNFWLPDTFFLNVKTAKFHHVPAENSRIVISPNGDIELSQRLTVSASCRMDLRDYPLDTQTCVLEILSYSYDINDMDYHWDDEKAVIILDDEMPEFELADCQSERKQVEYVIGTYTHLVAKFVFRRRLAYSFIQIYSPTFLIVVLSWMSFWISKDAVPARVALGITTVLTIVTLMGSLRNSVPKVSYIKAIDSYLIVSFIFVFGVLLEYVAVLMHSERKRANTTKKQKEAKDYATAEMEIGVSNGNRNFVTCPVNRSQSTYSLSPWPQSTHGFPVRSPSALCLPHKSVLKNSHSRQSVAGPAIQHIPYTTNPPQAPFLRYIPSFCLQMTANDEVDIFDRIARIIFPLSFVVFNIGYYLRYR; this is translated from the exons ATGATAACCTCAaggctctttttcttttggatcACTTCGCTGTTCTCTTGTGGATTGAGCACAAATGA GTATCGCAACACCAGTCAAGTACTCACCTCGCTTTCTGCACCTGGGGTGTACGATAAACGGATTAGACCCTATTACGAAG GTCCACCATTGAACATTTCAGTTAACATAACCGTAGTTACGTTTGGAGCAATAAAGGAGATAAACTTG GAATATACCCTTGACATATTTTTCAAGCAAGCTTGGAATGACCCAAGATTGAAGCACGACGTTCGAAAGCCAATAATTCTTCctggaaatgaaaaagacaatttttggCTTCCTGACACATTTTTCCTGAATGTAAAGACCGCTAAGTTCCATCATGTTCCCGCTGAAAACAGTAGAATTGTAATCAGCCCAAATGGAGATATTGAGCTGAGTCAAAG aTTAACAGTTTCTGCGTCCTGTAGAATGGACTTAAGGGATTATCCACTGGATACGCAAACCTGCGTCTTGGAAATCTTAAGCT ACTCCTATGACATCAATGATATGGATTATCATTGGGATGATGAGAAAGCTGTCATCATTTTGGATGATGAGATGCCAGAATTTGAACTTGCTGACTGTCAGAGTGAAAGGAAACAAGTGGAATACGTCATTG GTACATATACTCACTTGGTTGCCAAGTTTGTTTTCCGAAGAAGACTAGcatattcattcattcaaatcTACTCACCAACTTTTTTGATTGTCGTTCTTTCCTGGATGTCATTCTGGATATCAAAAGATGCCGTCCCCGCCAGAGTGGCTCTTGGTATCACCACGGTACTTACTATTGTCACTCTCATGGGATCCCTCAGAAATTCTGTGCCAAAG GTTTCATACATCAAGGCCATCGACTCTTATCTGATTGTGTCGTTCATCTTTGTGTTTGGCGTTCTTCTGGAGTATGTAGCAGTTCTTATGCACAGTGAGCGAAAAAGAGCCAATAcaacgaaaaaacaaaaggaagcGAAAGATTACGCAACAGCAGAAATGGAAATAGGCGTTTCCAATGGCAACAGAAATTTTGTGACTTGCCCTGTGAATCGATCACAATCAACGTATAGTTTATCACCTTGGCCACAGTCTACCCATGGTTTTCCGGTCAGGTCTCCGTCAGCCCTTTGTCTACCACACAAGTCGGTTCTCAAGAATTCCCATTCGAGGCAG AGTGTTGCTGGTCCAGCCATACAGCACATCCCTTACACAACCAATCCGCCTCAAGCACCGTTCTTGCGTTACATTCCTAGTTTCTGTTTGCAGATGACCGCCAATGATGAAGTCGATATATTTGACAGAATTGCGCGAATTATTTTCCCATTGAGCTTCGTTGTTTTTAACATCGGGTATTATTTACGATATAGATAA
- the LOC141874704 gene encoding gamma-aminobutyric acid receptor subunit beta-1-like codes for MKKSNIFIFSLICIASKAKKDNAIRYRNTTQVLNSLSAPGVYDKRIRPYHEGPPLNISVYITVVTFGAIKEINMEYTLDIFFKQAWNDPRLSHDLRKPILLPGNEKDNFWLPDTFFLNVKTAKFHRVPAANSRIVISPNGDIELSERLTVSASCRMDLRDYPLDTQTCVLEILSYSYDITAMDYHWDDEKAVIILDDEMSEFELADCQSERKQVEYVIGTYTHLVAKFVFRRRLAYSFIQIYSPTFLIVVLSWMSFWISKDAVPARVALGITTVLTIVTLMGSLRNSVPKVSYIKAIDSYLIVSFIFVFGVLLEYVAVLMHSERKRANTTKKQKEAKDYVKAEMEIGLSNGNRNSMTCPMNRSQSSYSLPLRPQSTHGFPVRSPTAHCLPHKSVLKNSYSRQSVPGPAIQHSPYTTNPPQAPFLRYIPSFCMQMSADDEVDIFDRIARIFFPLSFFVFNIGYYLRYR; via the exons atgaagaaatcaaacatttttattttttcattaatttgcattGCATCAAAAGCGAAGAAAGACAACGCCATAAG GTATCGCAACACCACTCAAGTACTCAACTCGCTTTCTGCGCCTGGGGTGTACGATAAACGGATTAGACCCTATCACGAAG GTCCACCATTGAACATTTCAGTTTACATAACCGTAGTTACGTTTGGAGCAATAAAGGAGATAAACATG GAATATACCCTTGACATATTTTTCAAGCAAGCTTGGAATGATCCAAGATTATCACACGACCTTCGAAAGCCAATACTTCTTCctggaaatgaaaaagacaatttttggCTTCCTGACACATTTTTCCTGAATGTGAAGACTGCTAAGTTTCATCGTGTTCCCGCTGCAAACAGTAGAATTGTAATCAGCCCTAATGGAGATATTGAGCTGAGTGAAAG ATTAACAGTTTCCGCGTCCTGTAGAATGGACTTAAGGGATTATCCACTGGATACGCAAACCTGCGTTTTGGAAATCTTAAGCT ATTCCTATGACATCACTGCTATGGACTATCATTGGGATGATGAGAAAGCTGTCATCATTTTGGATGATGAGATGTCAGAGTTTGAACTTGCTGACTGTCAGAGCGAAAGGAAACAAGTGGAATACGTCATTG GTACATATACTCACTTGGTTGCCAAGTTTGTTTTCCGAAGAAGACTAGcatattcattcattcaaatcTACTCACCAACTTTTTTGATTGTGGTTCTTTCCTGGATGTCATTCTGGATATCAAAAGATGCCGTCCCGGCCAGAGTGGCTCTTGGTATCACCACGGTTCTTACTATTGTCACTCTCATGGGATCCCTCAGAAATTCTGTGCCAAAG GTTTCATACATAAAGGCCATCGACTCTTATCTCATTGTGTCGTTCATCTTTGTTTTTGGCGTTCTTCTGGAGTATGTGGCAGTTCTTATGCATAgtgagagaaaaagagccaatACAACGAAAAAGCAGAAGGAAGCGAAAGATTACGTAAAAGCAGAAATGGAAATAGGCCTTTCCAATGGCAACAGAAATTCTATGACTTGCCCTATGAATCGATCACAATCATCGTATAGCCTACCACTGCGGCCGCAGTCTACCCATGGTTTTCCTGTCAGGTCTCCTACAGCGCATTGTCTACCGCACAAGTCGGTTCTCAAGAATTCTTACTCCAGGCAG AGTGTTCCTGGTCCAGCCATACAGCACAGCCCTTACACAACCAATCCACCTCAAGCACCCTTCTTGCGTTACATTCCTAGTTTCTGCATGCAGATGAGCGCCGATGATGAAGTCGATATATTTGACAGAATTGCACGAATTTTCTTCCCATTGAGCTTCTTCGTTTTCAACATTGGATATTATTTACGATATAGATAA
- the LOC141873859 gene encoding glycine receptor subunit alpha-2-like isoform X2: MRYPVNVTVRMIVVHIVSVREVEEEFSLDIEIVQQWTDPRLNHSLQFPITLASSDSKNLIWLPDTYFLNIRSAAIHDVTSENTKVKIRRGGFVTYSIRLTVTAGCAMDLSDYPLDELHCDLKISTYAYDTDNLNFKWSNGPKADKVRVEDDELSQFTLLHTDALQDFQQYSDGPHSKLVALFWFRRRLGYAFIQVYFPTIMLVVLSWLLFWIPQESIPARASLGSTTVLSIVTFTGSFRNTFPKVSYVKAVDVYFIVSFAFIFAALMEYILLLLNNGFERKSRIGSESNSQHHNNDVLQDKQQEVPQELEEIIVAKPTSNHAKITATSMTASVKKVKEYVHYAFIENEASKIDRVCRYLFPCCYLIFNIFYWCYYQLIPFGAHPPSYA; encoded by the exons ATGA GGTATCCTGTCAACGTCACTGTTAGAATGATTGTTGTACACATTGTAAGCGTGCGGGAGGTGGAAGAG GAATTTTCACTGGATATAGAGATTGTGCAACAATGGACGGATCCGCGTCTAAACCACTCGTTGCAATTTCCAATTACTTTAGCAAGCAGTGATTCGAAAAATCTCATATGGCTGCCTGATACTTACTTCCTCAACATCAGAAGTGCAGCTATTCATGACGTCACATCTGAAAACACCAAAGTAAAGATCAGACGAGGAGGGTTTGTCACATACAGCATTAG ACTTACGGTCACCGCTGGGTGTGCTATGGATCTATCTGATTATCCACTGGATGAACTTCACTGTGATTTAAAGATATCAACCT ATGCATATGACACTGACAATCTGAATTTCAAGTGGTCAAATGGACCCAAAGCTGACAAAGTCAGAGTAGAAGACGATGAATTATCTCAGTTTACTCTTCTTCATACAGATGCTCTGCAAGACTTTCAGCAATATTCTGATG GTCCACACTCTAAACTGGTTGCCCTATTCTGGTTCAGGCGTCGCCTTGGTTACGCTTTCATTCAGGTCTATTTTCCCACAATAATGCTCGTTGTACTGTCCTGGTTGCTTTTCTGGATACCACAGGAATCTATTCCGGCAAGAGCATCCCTCGGAAGCACAACAGTGTTATCAATTGTAACATTTACAGGATCTTTCAGGAATACTTTTCCAAAg GTTTCCTATGTGAAAGCGGTAGACGTCTACTTCATCGTATcctttgcattcatttttgcAGCGTTAATGGAATATATTCTTTTATTGTTGAACAATGgatttgaaaggaaaagtaGAATTGGCAGCGAGTCAAATAGTCAACATCATAACAATGACGTGCTCCAG GATAAACAGCAGGAAGTTCCGCAAGAACTTGAAGAGATTATTGTAGCAAAACCAACGTCAAACCATGCAAAGATTACGGCAACCAGTATGACCGCATCAGtgaaaaaagttaaagaaTATGTACATTATGCATTTATCGAGAATGAAGCTAGTAAAATTGATCGAGTCTGTCGATATCTTTTTCCTTGCTGTTACCTCATATTCAATATATTTTACTGGTGTTATTATCAGTTAATTCCATTTGGAGCACATCCACCTTCGTATGCCTAA
- the LOC141873860 gene encoding glycine receptor subunit alpha-4-like codes for MVDLLCLVYFLPWMFIVNSVPSNGQDGYKSTSDTIRKLFHEDNYEKRLRPFHNVAPLNVTVSMAVVHMGSLSEVDMDFSVDVFFRQYWQDPRLKHNLTEPILLPGYARQAIWLPDTFFLNVKIAKYHNVPADNSRITIYSDGNVSWSSRITMTANCRLDLRDYPLDEQSCNLTFLSYTYPVNQVDYFWKASENNVIDVIEDEMNEFTLKDIKTRKTLVEYGTPDYSFTHLWAVFYLNRRLGYSFIQIYTPTVLIVMLSWLSFWISKDAVPARVALVVTTVLTIVTLMGSFRSSVPKVSYVKALDVFFIISLFFVFGAVLEYVIVRLYSEKIARRSASDRDMVDIELMSQKREDNKIYPKGHQTEKHPPFPDENVETIQRNSKMKNIVLKMVYGNSKANIIDRISRVLFPITFICFNIFYWSYYSAITFGEY; via the exons ATGGTGGATCTTCTGTGCttggtttattttttgccaTGGATGTTCATAGTGAATTCAGTACCCTCGAATGGCCAGGACGG CTACAAGAGCACCAGTGATACAATAAGAAAACTTTTTCACGAGGACAACTATGAAAAACGTCTCAGACCATTTCACAATG TTGCACCTCTCAATGTTACTGTAAGCATGGCTGTTGTACATATGGGATCATTGAGTGAAGTTGATATG GATTTTTCTGTAGATGTATTCTTTCGCCAGTATTGGCAAGACCCAAGACTGAAACATAACCTAACAGAACCTATTTTATTGCCTGGATATGCCAGACAAGCCATTTGGCTGCCAGACACGTTTTTCCTGAACGTAAAAATTGCAAAGTATCACAATGTCCCTGCGGATAATAGTAGAATAACCATTTATTCAGACGGAAATGTTTCATGGAGCTCAAG AATAACAATGACAGCCAACTGCCGGTTAGATTTGAGGGATTATCCATTGGATGAGCAATCCTGCAACCTAACGTTTCTAAGCT ATACTTATCCTGTGAATCAGGTTGACTATTTTTGGAAAGCTAGCGAAAATAATGTCATTGACGTCATAGAAgatgaaatgaatgaatttacTCTAAAAGATATCAAAACTAGGAAGACATTAGTTGAATACGGGACTCCTG attACTCGTTCACTCATCTATGGGCGGTGTTTTACTTAAACCGTCGTCTGGGTTACTCCTTCATTCAGATCTACACGCCAACAGTTCTCATTGTTATGCTTTCATGGTTAAGCTTTTGGATCTCAAAGGATGCTGTTCCCGCTCGCGTCGCCTTAGTAGTAACCACGGTCTTGACTATAGTGACGTTGATGGGATCATTTAGATCATCTGTGCCTAAG GTTTCATATGTTAAAGCACTTGACGTATTCTTCATCATCTCCTTGTTCTTTGTGTTTGGGGCCGTGCTGGAGTACGTCATAGTGCGTCTATACAGCGAGAAAATTGCAAGGAGGTCAGCATCAGATCGAGACATGGTAGACATTGAATTGATGTCTCAAAAACGTGAA GATAATAAAATTTATCCTAAAGGTCACCAAACGGAAAAACATCCGCCGTTCCCGGACGAAAACGTCGAGACAATACAACGTAACAGCAAGATGAAAAACATAGTTCTGAAGATGGTTTATGGAAACAGCAAAGCGAATATCATTGATCGTATTTCACGCGTACTATTCCCAAtcactttcatttgtttcaacattttctATTGGAGCTATTACTCAGCAATAACCTTTGGTGAATACTGA
- the LOC141874029 gene encoding uncharacterized protein LOC141874029, whose translation MTKEKSSPSPVDQGSHLHMAIKLLKSENANLEKIIILLRTENQNMQKKMKEMEYQNDRFKITQNQLKAEIKREKEMVRYLHNLNKKYERILQKKEAESRLLRKEAKEAELRVTRRDERDGNNNTKDMKDGEVRRPQPPKRSDSFKRNKDLAAIKEQGATSSGSVRSLNVNLKSKQPTAYVTPGIQQVNSNEDITCEWEDVTDVLGFLNEKVNQFERLLMETGGSSSKSGSGSGYSSSDSLTSTK comes from the coding sequence ATgacgaaagaaaaaagtagTCCTTCCCCTGTTGATCAGGGATCACATTTGCACATGGCCATAAAGCTTTTAAAGTCAGAAAATGCCAACCTTGAGAAGATAATAATTTTGCTTCGGACGGAGaatcaaaacatgcagaaaAAGATGAAGGAGATGGAATATCAAAACGACCGGTTTAAAATCACGCAAAATCAGCTCAAGGCTGAAataaagagagagaaagagatgGTGCGTTATCTGCATAatttaaacaagaaatacGAACGAATCCttcaaaagaaagaagcaGAGAGTCGGCTATTGCGAAAAGAAGCCAAAGAAGCGGAGTTGAGGGTGACAAGAAGAGACGAACGAGATGGAAACAACAACACCAAAGACATGAAGGATGGAGAAGTGCGCAGACCTCAGCCACCGAAAAGATCTGATTCGTTTAAACGTAACAAAGATCTTGCTGCAATTAAGGAGCAAGGGGCAACATCGAGTGGAAGTGTGAGAAGCCTAAACGTTAATTTAAAATCGAAACAGCCGACAGCCTATGTCACGCCAGGCATACAACAAGTGAACTCGAACGAAGACATAACTTGTGAATGGGAAGATGTTACGGACGTCTTAGGATTCTTAAACGAAAAGGTCAACCAATTTGAGCGGTTGCTAATGGAAACAGGAGGAAGTTCAAGTAAGTCTGGTTCGGGATCAGGATATTCCTCGTCCGACTCTTTAACTTCAacaaaataa